A stretch of Helicobacter pylori DNA encodes these proteins:
- a CDS encoding asparaginase: MRMFLKFLILLFCLKGQVMAQNLPTIALLATGGTIAGSGASASLGRYKSGELGIKELLKAIPSLNRLARIQGEQVSNIGSQDMNEEVWFKLAKRAQELLDDSRIQGVVITHGTDTLEESAYFLNLVLRSTKPVVLVGAMRNAASLSADGALNLYNALSVAIDEKSANKGVLVVMDDSIFSAREAIKTHTTHTSTFKALNSGTIGSVYYGKVRYYMQPLRKHTTESEFSILELKTPLPKVDIIYTHAGMTPDLFQASLKSHAKGVVIAGVGNGNVSAGFLKAMQEAGQMGVVIVRSSRVGSGEVTSGEIDDKAYGFITSDNLNPQKARVLLQLALTKTNDKEKIQEMFEEY, encoded by the coding sequence ATGAGAATGTTTTTGAAATTCTTGATTCTCTTATTTTGTTTGAAAGGGCAAGTTATGGCTCAAAATTTACCTACCATTGCTTTACTAGCGACAGGAGGGACGATTGCCGGGAGCGGCGCGAGTGCGAGTTTGGGCCGTTATAAGAGCGGTGAGTTGGGCATCAAAGAGCTTCTTAAGGCTATCCCTAGTCTTAACAGACTCGCTCGCATTCAAGGGGAGCAGGTTTCTAACATCGGCTCACAAGACATGAATGAAGAAGTATGGTTCAAACTCGCCAAGCGCGCCCAAGAATTGCTAGATGATAGCCGTATTCAAGGCGTTGTCATCACGCATGGCACGGACACTTTAGAAGAGAGCGCGTATTTTTTAAATTTAGTTTTACGCTCCACAAAACCGGTGGTGCTAGTGGGAGCGATGCGTAACGCTGCTTCTTTGAGCGCGGATGGCGCTTTGAATTTGTATAACGCGCTGAGCGTAGCGATCGATGAAAAAAGCGCGAATAAAGGCGTGTTGGTGGTGATGGATGATAGTATTTTTAGCGCTAGGGAAGCGATTAAAACGCACACCACCCACACTTCCACCTTTAAAGCCCTAAATAGTGGCACGATAGGGAGCGTGTATTATGGCAAGGTGCGTTATTACATGCAACCTTTAAGAAAGCACACGACAGAGAGCGAATTTTCTATTTTAGAGCTAAAAACCCCCCTGCCTAAAGTGGATATTATTTACACGCATGCTGGCATGACCCCTGATTTATTCCAAGCGAGCCTGAAATCGCATGCAAAAGGCGTTGTGATAGCCGGGGTGGGTAATGGGAATGTGAGTGCTGGGTTTTTAAAAGCAATGCAAGAAGCGGGCCAAATGGGGGTGGTTATCGTTCGTTCTAGCAGGGTAGGCAGTGGTGAGGTTACTTCAGGCGAGATTGATGACAAGGCTTATGGCTTTATCACAAGCGACAATTTAAACCCCCAAAAAGCTAGGGTGCTTTTACAACTCGCTTTAACTAAAACAAACGATAAAGAAAAAATCCAAGAAATGTTTGAAGAGTATTGA
- a CDS encoding DUF1104 domain-containing protein codes for MKKALKILSISALLFVALNAKDFSKTSDEDLAKMAGVVAPQDIVDYTKELKMRMKKMPEDKRKAFHKQLHEYATKNTDSMTVADFEARQKAIKEALKKGNMEDMDDDFGLRSCKHGKMHKHHKHGGHDKHGKGHDKEQGKKDHDHNDHGENEK; via the coding sequence TTTCTATTAGCGCGTTGTTATTTGTGGCTTTAAACGCCAAAGATTTCAGCAAAACAAGCGATGAAGATTTGGCTAAAATGGCTGGTGTTGTCGCTCCTCAGGATATTGTGGATTACACAAAAGAGTTGAAAATGCGCATGAAAAAAATGCCTGAAGACAAGAGAAAGGCGTTTCATAAACAATTGCATGAATATGCGACTAAAAACACAGACAGCATGACCGTGGCGGATTTTGAAGCCCGCCAAAAAGCCATTAAAGAAGCGCTTAAAAAAGGCAACATGGAAGACATGGATGATGATTTTGGGTTGAGATCATGCAAGCATGGGAAAATGCACAAACACCATAAACATGGTGGTCATGACAAACATGGCAAAGGGCATGACAAAGAACAAGGCAAAAAAGACCACGATCACAATGATCATGGCGAAAATGAAAAATAG
- a CDS encoding outer membrane protein: MFTLSLSLASSLLHAEDNGFFVSAGYQIGEAVQMVKNTGELKNLNDKYEQLSQSLAQLASLKRSIQTANNIQAVNNALSDLKSFASNNHTNKETSPIYNTTQAVITSVLAFWSLYAGNALSFFVNNLNDGSNAPLGRIHKDGNCTGLQQCFMSKETYDKMKTLAENLQKAQGNLCALSECSSDQSSGNKTSMTTALKTAQELMDLIEQAKVSMVWKNIIIAGVTNRPGGAGAITSTGPVTDYAVFNNIKAMLPILQQALKLTQSNHTLSTNLQAQAMGSQKNREFAKDIYALAQNQKQILSNASNIFNLFNSIPKDQLKYLENAYLKVPHLGKTPTDPYRQNVNLNKEINAVQNNVANYGNRIDSALSVAKDVYNLKSNQTEIVTAYNDAKNLSEEISKLPYNKVNVTNIVMSPKDPTAGQYNYQINPEQQSNLSQALAAMSNNPFKKVGMISSQNNNGALNGLGVQVGYKQFFGESKRWGLRYYGFFDYNHGYIKSSFFNSSSDIWTYGGGSDLLVNIINDSITRKNNKLSVGLFGGIQLAGTTWLNSQYVNLTAFNNPYSAKVNTSNFQFLFNLGLRTNLATAKKKDSEHSAQHGIELGIKIPTITTNYYSFLGTQLQYRRLYSVYLNYVFAY, from the coding sequence ATTTTTACTCTCTCTCTCTCTCTCGCTTCATCGCTCTTGCATGCTGAAGACAACGGCTTTTTTGTGAGCGCGGGCTATCAAATCGGCGAAGCGGTGCAAATGGTCAAAAACACTGGTGAATTGAAAAACTTGAACGACAAATATGAGCAATTAAGCCAATCTTTAGCCCAACTGGCTTCGTTAAAACGAAGCATTCAAACGGCGAACAACATTCAGGCTGTCAACAATGCTTTAAGCGATTTGAAAAGCTTTGCGAGTAACAACCACACAAACAAAGAAACATCGCCCATCTACAACACCACGCAAGCTGTTATCACTTCAGTATTGGCTTTTTGGAGCCTTTATGCGGGGAACGCTCTCAGTTTTTTTGTGAACAATTTGAATGATGGATCTAATGCTCCTCTTGGAAGAATCCATAAAGATGGGAACTGCACAGGATTACAACAATGTTTTATGAGCAAAGAAACTTATGATAAAATGAAAACGCTTGCTGAAAACCTCCAAAAAGCTCAAGGCAATCTCTGTGCCTTATCAGAATGCTCTAGCGATCAATCAAGTGGAAACAAAACTTCCATGACTACAGCTCTTAAAACCGCGCAAGAGCTTATGGATTTAATCGAACAAGCCAAGGTTTCTATGGTGTGGAAAAATATAATCATCGCAGGTGTTACAAACAGACCTGGTGGTGCTGGTGCTATCACATCCACTGGTCCTGTAACCGACTATGCGGTGTTTAACAACATCAAGGCGATGCTACCTATCTTGCAACAAGCGCTCAAACTAACTCAGAGCAACCACACCCTATCTACTAACTTGCAAGCTCAAGCTATGGGATCTCAAAAAAATCGTGAATTTGCTAAAGACATTTACGCTTTAGCTCAAAACCAAAAGCAAATCCTTTCTAACGCTTCAAATATATTCAATCTCTTTAATTCTATTCCTAAAGACCAACTTAAGTATTTGGAGAACGCTTACTTGAAAGTGCCACATTTGGGTAAAACCCCTACTGACCCTTACAGACAGAATGTGAATTTGAATAAAGAAATTAATGCGGTTCAAAACAATGTAGCTAATTATGGCAATCGGATTGATTCGGCTTTAAGCGTGGCTAAAGATGTTTATAACCTAAAATCCAATCAAACAGAGATTGTAACCGCCTATAACGACGCTAAGAATTTGAGCGAAGAGATTTCTAAACTTCCCTATAATAAGGTCAATGTAACAAACATCGTTATGTCGCCTAAAGATCCTACAGCGGGCCAATACAACTACCAAATCAACCCAGAGCAGCAATCCAATCTTTCTCAAGCTTTAGCGGCGATGAGCAATAACCCCTTTAAAAAAGTGGGCATGATCAGCTCTCAAAACAATAACGGCGCTTTGAACGGGCTTGGCGTGCAAGTGGGCTATAAGCAATTCTTTGGCGAAAGCAAAAGATGGGGGTTAAGGTATTACGGCTTTTTTGATTACAACCACGGCTACATCAAATCCAGCTTTTTTAATTCGTCTTCTGATATATGGACTTATGGCGGTGGGAGCGATTTGTTAGTGAATATTATCAACGATAGCATCACAAGAAAGAACAACAAGCTTTCTGTGGGTCTTTTTGGAGGCATCCAACTAGCAGGGACTACATGGCTTAATTCTCAATATGTGAATTTAACAGCGTTCAATAACCCTTATAGCGCGAAAGTCAATACTTCCAATTTCCAATTTTTGTTCAATCTCGGTTTGAGGACCAATCTCGCTACAGCTAAGAAAAAAGACAGCGAACATTCCGCGCAACATGGTATTGAATTAGGCATTAAAATCCCCACCATTACCACGAATTACTATTCTTTTCTAGGCACTCAATTGCAATACAGAAGGCTCTATAGCGTGTATCTCAATTATGTGTTCGCTTACTGA
- a CDS encoding anaerobic C4-dicarboxylate transporter, translating to MVDAFFQIIVLLFSLFLGARLGGLGVGYAGGLGVLILCLFLGLNPGKIPFDVILIIMAVISAISAMQKAGGLDYLVKIAEKILRKHPKQINYLAPSVAYFLTILAGTGHTVFSLIPVIVEVSQSQNIKPKAPLSLAVVSSQVAITASPVSAAVVFMSGILEPLGADYLTLLMVWIPTTFLACMLTAFVMSFTNLKLDSDPNYLERLEAGKISPPMMKKEKETSKSAKLSLWIFIGGVVAIVFYASAISKNIALISPVVLGRDQAIVSFMLSVATLIALFCKINANEIAHSSVFKSGMQACVCVLGVAWLGDTFVSNHIDEIKRYASFLIADYPFLLAVALFLASMLLYSQAATSKALIPSVITALGISAHHTEHLYIIVASFASVSALFVLPTYPTLLGAIAMDNTGTTKMGRYVFDHAFLIPGVLVVSLSVALGFVVAPLVL from the coding sequence ATGGTGGATGCCTTTTTTCAAATTATCGTGTTACTTTTTTCGCTTTTTTTAGGGGCAAGGCTAGGGGGCTTGGGAGTGGGCTATGCTGGGGGCTTGGGCGTGCTTATTTTATGCTTATTTTTGGGGCTAAATCCGGGCAAAATCCCTTTTGATGTGATTTTAATCATCATGGCAGTCATTAGCGCTATCAGCGCCATGCAAAAAGCGGGGGGCTTGGATTACTTAGTCAAAATCGCTGAAAAAATTTTAAGGAAACACCCCAAGCAAATCAATTACCTCGCGCCGAGCGTGGCGTATTTTTTAACGATACTAGCCGGCACTGGGCATACGGTTTTTTCTTTGATCCCGGTGATTGTGGAAGTGAGCCAGAGCCAAAACATCAAACCCAAAGCGCCTTTAAGCTTAGCAGTAGTCTCTAGTCAAGTCGCTATTACCGCAAGCCCGGTGAGCGCAGCGGTGGTGTTTATGAGCGGTATTTTAGAGCCTTTAGGGGCGGATTATCTCACCCTTTTAATGGTTTGGATCCCTACAACTTTTTTAGCTTGCATGCTCACGGCGTTTGTGATGAGTTTCACTAATTTAAAGTTAGACAGCGACCCGAATTATTTAGAACGCTTGGAAGCGGGCAAAATTTCGCCCCCTATGATGAAAAAAGAAAAAGAAACCTCAAAAAGCGCGAAATTATCGCTATGGATTTTTATCGGTGGGGTTGTAGCGATCGTTTTTTATGCGAGCGCGATTTCTAAAAATATCGCTTTGATTAGCCCGGTGGTTTTAGGCAGAGATCAAGCGATCGTGTCTTTCATGCTGAGCGTGGCGACTCTCATTGCGCTTTTTTGTAAGATCAACGCTAATGAAATCGCTCATTCAAGCGTGTTTAAATCCGGCATGCAAGCGTGCGTGTGCGTGTTAGGCGTGGCATGGCTAGGCGATACTTTTGTGAGCAATCATATAGATGAAATCAAGCGATACGCTTCGTTTTTGATTGCAGACTATCCGTTTTTATTAGCCGTAGCGCTTTTTTTGGCTTCCATGCTTTTGTATTCGCAAGCTGCCACCTCTAAAGCGCTCATCCCAAGCGTGATCACAGCCCTAGGCATTAGCGCTCATCATACCGAGCATTTGTATATTATCGTGGCTTCTTTTGCGAGCGTTTCGGCGTTGTTTGTGTTACCCACTTACCCCACTTTACTAGGAGCGATCGCTATGGATAACACCGGCACCACTAAAATGGGCCGTTATGTGTTTGATCATGCGTTTTTGATCCCTGGGGTTTTAGTCGTGTCTTTGAGCGTGGCGTTAGGGTTTGTTGTCGCGCCGTTGGTTTTGTAG